The genomic DNA CACTTCCCGCACGAAGAGGATCCGGTCGCCTTCTCGACCGAACTGATCAACTGGCTGAAGGATCCCGAACCCGATCGATGACCTTTCGGTGATGGTTCGGTGAGCGATCGGTCACCGAACGGACGCGCCCGGTATCCGAACCGGAACGCTTGTCCTATGAACGGCCACTTGCCCGGCGCATAGGCCAATTGGGGGCCCCGGGAACGGTTATCGACCTTGGGGCGGGGGCACACGTCCGGGTATGGGCTGGACGCACGACTACAGTGACGTAGCACGCGACGGCCGCTCCACGAGCGGCGTGAGCAGCACCCACCGACGCGGCGGCACCCCGCAACTCGCGGGTGCGGACCTTCGGGTGGGTATTCCGCGCATCCTGCGCCGCCGGGCCCGCTGGGTCTCCGTACGCCTGCGCCATCCACGGACCTGAGACACAGCGCCTCGACACTCCCGTACCCGGGTCTGCCCGGACGCGGAGCTAGAGGGCGCAGCTGTCGCTGTCCACCTGCTGGCCGGCGGTGCGGCCCTTGTTGATGTCCTCGCGGATCTCGTCCGCGGTGAGCGCGTAACCGGTGTCGGGGTCGTCCAGGGACTTGGCGAAGACCACGCCGTACACCTCGCCCTCCGGCGTCAGCAGCGGGCCGCCGGAGTTGCCCTGACGGACGGTCGCGTACAGCGAGTAGACGTCCCGGCGGACGGTGTCGCGGTGGTAGATGTCCGGGCCGTTGGCCGTGATGCGCCCGCGCACCCGCGCGGCACGGACGTCGTACGCCCCGTTCTCCGGGAAGCCCGCGACGATCGCGTCGTCGTCTCCCCGCGCGTCCTCGTCCTCGTCGGTGAACCGCAGCGCGGGCGCGTCCAGTTCCGGCACGTCCAGTACGGCGATGTCGCGCTTCCAGTCGTACAGGACGACCGTCGCGTCGTACTTCAGCCCCTCGCCGCCTATCTGCACCGTGGGTTCGTCGACGCCGCCGACGACATGCGCGTTGGTCATGACTCGCCGGTCGGCGAAGACGAAGCCGGTGCCCTCGAGGACCTTGCCGCAGTCCGGGGCGGTGCCCATGACCTTGACGATGGACCGCTTGGCGTTGACGGCGACCGGGCTGTTCACCAGCGCCGGGTCGGGCGGCGGCGTGTCGAGGACCGGCTCGTTGGAGAACGGGCTGAAGACCTGTGGGAAGCCGTTCTCCGCGAGGACCGAGGTGAAGCTGTCGAACCAGGTGTCGGCCTGCGCGGGCAGCACCTCCTGCACCCCGGCGAGCACCGTGGACTGCCGCACCTCCTTGCCGACCGTCGGCATCGTGGTCCGCGCGAGGGCGGAGCCGAGCAGCCAGGCGACCAGGAGCATGGCCACGACGTTGACCAGGGCGCCGCCGGTGGCGTCCAGGGCGCGGGCCGGGGACCAGGTGATGTAGCGGCGCAGCTTGCTGCCCAGATGGGTCGTCAGGGCCTGACCGACGGAGGCGCACACGATGACGATGACGACCGCGACGACGGCGGCGGTCTGGCTCACCTCGGCGTTGTCCGTCAGCGCGTCCCAGATCACCGGCAGCAGGGAGACGGCGACGAGACCGCCGCCGAGGAAGCCGATCACCGACAGGATGCCGACGACGAAGCCCTGCCGGAAGCCGACGATCGCGAACCAGACGGCGGCCAGCAGCAACAGGATGTCCAGCACGTTCACCGATTCAGGCCTCGCCTTGTCGTCTGCGGTATGCAGGCCACCCTGTCATGCGCGCCAGTCCAGCGGGACCTGCTTCTCCCGGTCCCAGGGCCGCTCCCAGCCCGCGAAGTGCAGCAACCGGTCGATGATGCCGGCGGTGAAGCCCCACACGAGCGCCGATTCGACCAGGAATGCCGGGCCTCGGTGACCGCTGGGGTGGATGGTCGTCACCCTGTTGGCGGGGTCCGTGAGATCGGCCACGGGGACCGTGAAGACACGCGCGGTCTCGGCCGGATCGACGACGCCCACCGGGGTGGGCTCGCGCCACCAGGCCAGCACCGGGGAGACGACGAAGCCGCTCACCGGGATGTAGAGCTTGGGCAGGACCCCGAAGAGTTGCACGCCGGAAGGGTCGAGTCCGGTCTCCTCCTCGGCCTCGCGCAGGGCGGCCCGCAGCGGGCCGTCACCGCGCGGATCACCGTCCTCGGGGTCGAGGGCGCCGCCCGGGAAGGCGGGCTGGCCGGGGTGGGAGCGCAGGGAGCCGGCCCGCTCCATGAGCAGCAGCTCCGGCCCGCGGCCGGGCTCCTTCTCGCCGTCCTCGCCCGCGCGCGTGCCGTCGCCGAAGAGGATCAGGACGGCGGACTGGCGGCCGGCGCCGTCCGCCGGCGGCAGGAAGCGGCTCAGCTGGGTCGGCCGGACCGTCTCGACGGCCCGCACCACCGGGTCCAGCCAGCCGGGCAGACCCTCCTTGCTGAGCATCGCGCCCCGAGTGTGGTCCCGCGCGGGGCCCTGCGTGTCGCTCGCCCGTGTCATCTCCACCCCCGTCCTGCAGACTCCAACGCCCCGAGCCCCCGAGATCGTTCCGTCACCCGGCCCCCAGCGGCGGGGCCGGCTTGCCGCCCGCGTCCAGGTAGGCCTGCGGGGGCTTCAGCCGCTGCCCCGGGAAGCCGCCCTTCTCGTACTTCAGCAGCTTCTTCGCCTTCTCCGGGTCCGTCTCGCCCTCGCCGAACGCGGGGCAGAGCGGGGCGATGGGGCAGGCACCGCAGGCGGGCTTGCGGGCGTGGCAGATGCGGCGGCCGTGCCAGATCACGTGGTGGGAGAGGTCGGTCCAGTCGCTCTTCGGGAAGAGCGCGCCGACGGCGGCCTCGATCTTGTCCGGGTCGGTCTCCGCGGTCCACCGCCAGCGGCGCACCAGGCGCTGGAAGTGCGTGTCCACGGTGATGCCGGGGCGGCCGAAGGCGTTGCCGAGCACGACGAAGGCGGTCTTGCGGCCGACGCCGGGCAGCTTGACGAGGTCTTCGAGGCGCCCGGGTACCTCGCCGCCGAAGTCCTCCGTGAGCGCCTTTGACAGCCCTATGACCGACCTGGTCTTGGCCCGGAAGAAGCCGGTCGGGCGCAGGATCTCCTCGACCTCCTCGGGGACGGCGGCAGCCAGGTCCTCGGGGGTGGGGTACTTGGCGAAGAGGGCGGGCGTCGTCTGGTTGACCCTGAGGTCGGTGGTCTGGGCGGACAGCACCGTGGCCACGACCAGCTGGAACGGATTCTCGAAGTCCAGCTCCGGGTGGGCGTACGGGTAGATCTCGGCGAGCTCGCGGTTGATACGGCGGGCGCGGCGCACCAGCGCGGTACGCGACTCGCCGCCCGGCGGTTTCGTGGCGACGGTCTTCGCCGGGGCGACGCCCTTGACGGCGGCGGCGGCCTTCTTCGGGGCGATGGCGGGCTTCTTGGCGGGCGCCTGCCTCTTGAGGGGCGGGGTCTTCTTCGCGGCGGCCTTCTTGCCCGCAGCTGCCGTGTCGCCCGCGGCGGTCTTCTTACTCGCGGCGACCTTCTCGCTCGCGGCGGTCTTCTTACTCGCGGCGCTCTTCTCCACGGCACCCTTCCCTGCAGTCACCCTCTTGGCAGGCACTGCCTTCTTTGTCGCTTTCGCCGGTTTTCTACGACCATCGGGGCCCTGTTCGCCCACAGCGGAATCGCGACGGGCATTCACCCGCGCAGCCCCCTCGGCCTGTGCTCTCACCGGCGATTTGGACACCCGGCCAGCCTACGACCCGGCACCGACATCCGCCCCGGACCTCGAAGATCGGCGCCCAATTGGACCCCTGCCGCGTACCCCGGGACATCAGTGCGGCATCCTTGTGACAGATCACACTGTTTGGACTGTCCGGCAAAATGGGCACCACGGACCCCTGGTACACCGGGGGAACAAGATCCTCTGAGCCGGTCGACAAGGAGAGAACTCGTGGACGACGTTCTGCGGCGCAACCCGCTCTTCGCGGCGCTCGACGACGAGCAATCCGCGGAGCTCCGCGCCTCCATGAGTGAGGTGACCCTCGCCCGCGGCGACACCCTGTTCCACGAGGGGGACCCCGGAGACCGCCTGTACGTGGTCACGGAAGGCAAGGTCAAGCTCCACCGCACGTCCCCCGACGGGCGCGAGAACATGCTGGCCGTGGTCGGCCCCAGCGAGCTGATCGGCGAGCTGTCGCTCTTCGACCCGGGCCCGCGCACGGCGACCGGCACCGCGCTGACCGAGGTCAAGCTGCTCGCCCTCGGCCACGGCGACCTCCAGCCCTGGCTGAACGTCCGCCCCGAGGTGGCCACCGCGCTGCTGCGCGCCGTCGCGCGCCGCCTGCGCAAGACCAACGACGCCATGTCCGACCTGGTCTTCTCGGACGTCCCCGGCCGTGTCGCCCGCGCCCTGCTCGACCTCTCCCGTCGCTTCGGCGTGCAGTCCGAGGAGGGCATCCACGTGGTGCACGACCTCACGCAGGAGGAGCTGGCCCAGCTGGTCGGCGCGTCCCGCGAGACGGTCAACAAGGCACTCGCGGACTTCGCCCAGCGCGGCTGGCTCCGACTGGAGGCCCGCGCGGTGATCCTGCTGGACGTGGAGCGACTGGCCAAGCGCTCCCGCTGACCCGCTGGGCTCTCCCCGGGGCCGAGTCGGGGCCTACTCGGGTCCTACTCGGGCAGCTGGACGATCCCGTGCTCGCCCAGGTACTCCAGCTGCGCCCGCACCG from Streptomyces sp. CB09001 includes the following:
- a CDS encoding CoA pyrophosphatase; its protein translation is MTRASDTQGPARDHTRGAMLSKEGLPGWLDPVVRAVETVRPTQLSRFLPPADGAGRQSAVLILFGDGTRAGEDGEKEPGRGPELLLMERAGSLRSHPGQPAFPGGALDPEDGDPRGDGPLRAALREAEEETGLDPSGVQLFGVLPKLYIPVSGFVVSPVLAWWREPTPVGVVDPAETARVFTVPVADLTDPANRVTTIHPSGHRGPAFLVESALVWGFTAGIIDRLLHFAGWERPWDREKQVPLDWRA
- a CDS encoding Crp/Fnr family transcriptional regulator is translated as MDDVLRRNPLFAALDDEQSAELRASMSEVTLARGDTLFHEGDPGDRLYVVTEGKVKLHRTSPDGRENMLAVVGPSELIGELSLFDPGPRTATGTALTEVKLLALGHGDLQPWLNVRPEVATALLRAVARRLRKTNDAMSDLVFSDVPGRVARALLDLSRRFGVQSEEGIHVVHDLTQEELAQLVGASRETVNKALADFAQRGWLRLEARAVILLDVERLAKRSR
- the nth gene encoding endonuclease III; this translates as MEKSAASKKTAASEKVAASKKTAAGDTAAAGKKAAAKKTPPLKRQAPAKKPAIAPKKAAAAVKGVAPAKTVATKPPGGESRTALVRRARRINRELAEIYPYAHPELDFENPFQLVVATVLSAQTTDLRVNQTTPALFAKYPTPEDLAAAVPEEVEEILRPTGFFRAKTRSVIGLSKALTEDFGGEVPGRLEDLVKLPGVGRKTAFVVLGNAFGRPGITVDTHFQRLVRRWRWTAETDPDKIEAAVGALFPKSDWTDLSHHVIWHGRRICHARKPACGACPIAPLCPAFGEGETDPEKAKKLLKYEKGGFPGQRLKPPQAYLDAGGKPAPPLGAG
- a CDS encoding MarP family serine protease, producing the protein MNVLDILLLLAAVWFAIVGFRQGFVVGILSVIGFLGGGLVAVSLLPVIWDALTDNAEVSQTAAVVAVVIVIVCASVGQALTTHLGSKLRRYITWSPARALDATGGALVNVVAMLLVAWLLGSALARTTMPTVGKEVRQSTVLAGVQEVLPAQADTWFDSFTSVLAENGFPQVFSPFSNEPVLDTPPPDPALVNSPVAVNAKRSIVKVMGTAPDCGKVLEGTGFVFADRRVMTNAHVVGGVDEPTVQIGGEGLKYDATVVLYDWKRDIAVLDVPELDAPALRFTDEDEDARGDDDAIVAGFPENGAYDVRAARVRGRITANGPDIYHRDTVRRDVYSLYATVRQGNSGGPLLTPEGEVYGVVFAKSLDDPDTGYALTADEIREDINKGRTAGQQVDSDSCAL